One window from the genome of Strix uralensis isolate ZFMK-TIS-50842 chromosome 22, bStrUra1, whole genome shotgun sequence encodes:
- the LOC141953692 gene encoding endogenous retrovirus group V member 1 Env polyprotein-like: protein MWAKNTWPLRQPIMMRNRGSNSVQFLGTKKGADQTCNNMYPRGSIRKIGYTGWGKFPGECCDTAEWKHGPSEKRCSLPPGWWYLCANGKAWKRLPQNWWGECTTGILLPISYPTRNLQGVSRTLWYQIKQKRQVENPLVIRGTRFHSFVRWLIPMLGVSELEKAIVNISATVEILANATADAIANLQKEINSLAEVTIQNCMALDLLMAKEGGVCTVINQSCCAFVNREAQIETDVHRIWEASKLFHLIAQDDTSWGFTNLWEKLTSWLPNFAWLKQLFVLVVTLLILGVITCILIKCFFWCCQNTGDAYVTWKKNQLRHRLESNKYFSKVLNQESIY from the coding sequence ATGTGGGCAAAAAACACATGGCCACTCCGACAGCCGATAATGATGCGAAACAGGGGAAGTAATTCGGTCCAGTTCTTAGGCACAAAAAAGGGGGCTGATCAAACTTGCAACAATATGTACCCCAGAGGGTCAATAAGGAAAATCGGCTACACGGGATGGGGGAAATtcccaggagaatgctgtgataCCGCTGAGTGGAAGCATGGTCCCAGTGAGAAAAGGTGCAGTTTACCACCAGGTTGGTGGTACTTATGTGCGAACGGAAAGGCCTGGAAGCGTTTACCTCAAAATTGGTGGGGAGAATGTACAACAGGTATATTATTGCCTATCTCATACCCCACTAGGAATCTGCAAGGTGTCTCACGGACCCTGTGGTACCAGATTAAACAAAAAAGACAGGTTGAGAACCCCCTGGTAATTAGAGGAACCAGATTTCATAGCTTTGTAAGATGGCTCATCCCTATGCTAGGAGTAAGCGAATTAGAAAAAGCCATAGTAAATATCTCTGCCACTGTTGAAATCTTGGCTAACGCTACTGCTGATGCCATTGCCAATTTACAAAAGGAGATTAATTCATTGGCAGAAGTAACTATACAAAATTGCATGGCTTTGGATCTATTAATGGCTAAAGAAGGAGGGGTCTGTACAGTAATTAATCAAAGCTGCTGTGCCTTTGTAAACCGTGAGGCCCAAATTGAGACAGATGTGCATAGGATTTGGGAAGCTTCAAAACTATTCCATTTAATAGCACAAGATGATACATCCTGGGGTTTCACAAATCTTTGGGAAAAATTGACTTCATGGCTACCTAATTTTGCATggttaaaacagctttttgttctGGTAGTGACACTGTTGATTTTAGGAGTAATAACTTGCATTCtaatcaaatgtttcttttggtGTTGCcagaacactggagatgcttatgtcacatGGAAAAAGAATCAGCTTAGGCAtaggctggaatcaaacaagtacttttctaaagTGTTAAATCAGGAGTCAAtttattaa
- the LOC141953267 gene encoding uncharacterized protein LOC141953267, with protein MRRGRGAGLAGLAAVLLVAAGRAQVQQEPSAETTEGTGVTINCSHPNIQTGDVIHWYRQLPGRGPAFLVSSFQGSRELQAPPGRLSVAADRRSSALWLARPRRGDAAVYYCALGDTGRGAGAAAGHEPPRAGPGGAGGGGGTVPGVNETPCFHMNVIFLSSRNDEQTCLCLRKSHDNSRDDNVSESQNGQDLLHVTNPNSRSFS; from the exons atgcggcggggccggggcgcagggctggcggggctggccgcgGTGCTCCTGG tggctgcgggcagagcccaggtgcagcaggagccgtCGGCAGAGACCACCGAGGGCACCGGCGTCACCATcaactgctcccaccccaacATCCAGACCGGGGACGTCATCCACTGGTACCGTCAGCTCCCGGGCCGAGGCCCCGCATTCCTCGTGAGCTCTTTTCAGGGCTCCAGAGAGCtgcaggccccgccggggcggctgtcGGTGGCGGCAGACCGCCGGTCCAGCGCCCTGTggctcgcccggccccggcgcggggacgcggcggtgtATTACTGCGCGCTGGGAgacacggggagaggagccggggctgcggccgggcacgaaccgccgcgggcggggccgggcggggccggcgggggcggggggacagtcCCGG GAGTGAATGAAACACCGTGTTTTCATATGAACGTTATTTTTCTcagcagtagaaatgatgaaCAGACTTGCCTATGTCTAAGAAAATCCCATGACAACTCCAGAGACGACAATGTCAGTGAATCTCAGAACGGGCAGGATTTGCTGCACGTGACAAACCCCAACTCAAGGTCCTTTTCATGA